The following are encoded together in the Glycine max cultivar Williams 82 chromosome 8, Glycine_max_v4.0, whole genome shotgun sequence genome:
- the LOC100801417 gene encoding zinc finger CCCH domain-containing protein 37 isoform X2 produces MENHIYASSYSPSTNYRSFRDHPAADAMFLSHHLHHRTDASDAAAFRFPSSALSAVEAADIAPPGVTSRIASSAASANFLSSWPPVAAAAAVPSALDLKRSSDALYHPTILGTIGQSEAWYSTNPLAKRPRYESASNMTIYPQRPGEKDCAHYMLTRTCKFGDSCKFDHPFWVPEGGIPDWKEVPIVTSETPPERPGEPDCPYFLKTQRCKFGSKCKFNHPKVSSENADVSSGLPERPSEPPCAFYMKTGKCRYGAACKFHHPKDIQIQLSNDSSQTVAQTQTNSIMGWATGDTPPIQSLISPSLQNSKGLPVRLGEVDCPFYMKTGSCKYGVTCRYNHPDRNAINPPIAGLGASIFPSSAANLNIGLLNPAVSVYQAFEPRLSNPMSQVGIADTIYPQRPGQIECDFYMKTGECKFGERCKYHHPIDRSAPSLSKQATVKLTPAGLPRREGAVICPYYLKTGTCKFGATCKFDHPPPGEVMEMAKSQGTSANGGEAEGDEIETSAQL; encoded by the exons atggaaaaccACATCTACGCCTCCTCTTACAGCCCTTCCACCAACTACAGATCCTTCCGTGACCATCCCGCCGCCGACGCCATGTTCCTCTCCCACCACCTCCACCACCGTACCGACGCCTCCGACGCCGCCGCCTTTCGCTTCCCTTCCTCCGCCCTCTCCGCCGTCGAAGCCGCCGACATTGCCCCTCCCGGCGTCACCTCCCGAATCGCCTCCTCCGCCGCCTCCGCGAATTTCCTCTCCTCCTGGCCCCCtgtcgccgccgccgccgccgtgCCTTCCGCCCTTGACCTCAAACGCTCCTCCGACG CTCTCTACCATCCAACAATTTTGGGTACAATTGGGCAAAGTGAAGCTTGGTATTCTACAAACCCACTGGCCAAGCGCCCTAGATATGAAAGTGCTTCCAATATGACTATATATCCACAGAGGCCAGGAGAGAAGGATTGTGCCCACTATATGCTCACAAGAACCTGTAAGTTTGGAGACAGCTGCAAGTTTGACCATCCTTTTTGGGTTCCAGAGGGTGGAATCCCGGATTGGAAAGAG GTTCCAATTGTTACAAGTGAAACTCCACCTGAGAGACCAGGGGAACCAGATTGTCCA TACTTTCTGAAAACTCAAAGATGCAAGTTTGGTTCAAAgtgcaaatttaatcatcccaAAGTTTCCTCGGAAAATGCTGATGTTTCTTCTGGCTTACCTGAGAGGCCATCGGAGCCCCCTTGTGCG TTCTACATGAAAACTGGAAAATGTAGATATGGTGCTGCTTGTAAATTCCATCACCCCAAGGATATCCAGATTCAGTTGTCTAACGACTCAAGTCAAACTGTTGCACAGACTCAAACAAATTCTATAATGGGTTGGGCAACAGGAGATACACCGCCAATTCAATCTCTTATATCTCCATCGTTGCAAAATAGCAAAGGGCTTCCAGTGAGACTG GGGGAAGTGGATTGTCCATTCTACATGAAAACTGGGAG TTGCAAGTATGGTGTCACTTGCCGCTACAATCATCCTGACAGGAATG CAATCAATCCACCCATTGCTGGATTAGGCGCCTCTATTTTTCCATCCTCGGCTGCTAATCTGAATATCGGACTTCTTAATCCAGCTGTTTCTGTCTATCAAGCTTTTGAACCAAGGCTGTCAAATCCAATG TCTCAGGTGGGAATTGCAGACACTATCTATCCTCAGCGACCTGGACAGATTGAATGTGAT TTTTATATGAAAACTGGCGAGTGTAAATTTGGGGAAAGATGCAAGTATCATCACCCAATTGACCGCTCAGCACCATCACTGTCAAAGCAGGCTACAGTGAAACTCACTCCTGCAGGATTACCAAGAAGAGAG GGTGCTGTTATCTGCCCATATTATTTGAAAACTGGAACATGCAAGTTTGGTGCAACCTGCAAGTTTGACCACCCACCACCTGGAGAAGTTATGGAGATGGCAAAATCACAAGGAACATCGGCCAATGGAGGGGAAGCAGAAGGCGATGAAATCGAGACTTCTGCTCAACTTTGA
- the LOC100801417 gene encoding zinc finger CCCH domain-containing protein 37 isoform X1, with protein sequence MENHIYASSYSPSTNYRSFRDHPAADAMFLSHHLHHRTDASDAAAFRFPSSALSAVEAADIAPPGVTSRIASSAASANFLSSWPPVAAAAAVPSALDLKRSSDALYHPTILGTIGQSEAWYSTNPLAKRPRYESASNMTIYPQRPGEKDCAHYMLTRTCKFGDSCKFDHPFWVPEGGIPDWKEVPIVTSETPPERPGEPDCPYFLKTQRCKFGSKCKFNHPKVSSENADVSSGLPERPSEPPCAFYMKTGKCRYGAACKFHHPKDIQIQLSNDSSQTVAQTQTNSIMGWATGDTPPIQSLISPSLQNSKGLPVRLGEVDCPFYMKTGSCKYGVTCRYNHPDRNGMYNILILIVLTFSCFLNNYFALSFFDAAINPPIAGLGASIFPSSAANLNIGLLNPAVSVYQAFEPRLSNPMSQVGIADTIYPQRPGQIECDFYMKTGECKFGERCKYHHPIDRSAPSLSKQATVKLTPAGLPRREGAVICPYYLKTGTCKFGATCKFDHPPPGEVMEMAKSQGTSANGGEAEGDEIETSAQL encoded by the exons atggaaaaccACATCTACGCCTCCTCTTACAGCCCTTCCACCAACTACAGATCCTTCCGTGACCATCCCGCCGCCGACGCCATGTTCCTCTCCCACCACCTCCACCACCGTACCGACGCCTCCGACGCCGCCGCCTTTCGCTTCCCTTCCTCCGCCCTCTCCGCCGTCGAAGCCGCCGACATTGCCCCTCCCGGCGTCACCTCCCGAATCGCCTCCTCCGCCGCCTCCGCGAATTTCCTCTCCTCCTGGCCCCCtgtcgccgccgccgccgccgtgCCTTCCGCCCTTGACCTCAAACGCTCCTCCGACG CTCTCTACCATCCAACAATTTTGGGTACAATTGGGCAAAGTGAAGCTTGGTATTCTACAAACCCACTGGCCAAGCGCCCTAGATATGAAAGTGCTTCCAATATGACTATATATCCACAGAGGCCAGGAGAGAAGGATTGTGCCCACTATATGCTCACAAGAACCTGTAAGTTTGGAGACAGCTGCAAGTTTGACCATCCTTTTTGGGTTCCAGAGGGTGGAATCCCGGATTGGAAAGAG GTTCCAATTGTTACAAGTGAAACTCCACCTGAGAGACCAGGGGAACCAGATTGTCCA TACTTTCTGAAAACTCAAAGATGCAAGTTTGGTTCAAAgtgcaaatttaatcatcccaAAGTTTCCTCGGAAAATGCTGATGTTTCTTCTGGCTTACCTGAGAGGCCATCGGAGCCCCCTTGTGCG TTCTACATGAAAACTGGAAAATGTAGATATGGTGCTGCTTGTAAATTCCATCACCCCAAGGATATCCAGATTCAGTTGTCTAACGACTCAAGTCAAACTGTTGCACAGACTCAAACAAATTCTATAATGGGTTGGGCAACAGGAGATACACCGCCAATTCAATCTCTTATATCTCCATCGTTGCAAAATAGCAAAGGGCTTCCAGTGAGACTG GGGGAAGTGGATTGTCCATTCTACATGAAAACTGGGAG TTGCAAGTATGGTGTCACTTGCCGCTACAATCATCCTGACAGGAATGGTatgtataatatattgatattgattgttCTTACATTTTCCTGTTTCCTAAACAATTATTTTGCATTATCATTCTTTGATGCAGCAATCAATCCACCCATTGCTGGATTAGGCGCCTCTATTTTTCCATCCTCGGCTGCTAATCTGAATATCGGACTTCTTAATCCAGCTGTTTCTGTCTATCAAGCTTTTGAACCAAGGCTGTCAAATCCAATG TCTCAGGTGGGAATTGCAGACACTATCTATCCTCAGCGACCTGGACAGATTGAATGTGAT TTTTATATGAAAACTGGCGAGTGTAAATTTGGGGAAAGATGCAAGTATCATCACCCAATTGACCGCTCAGCACCATCACTGTCAAAGCAGGCTACAGTGAAACTCACTCCTGCAGGATTACCAAGAAGAGAG GGTGCTGTTATCTGCCCATATTATTTGAAAACTGGAACATGCAAGTTTGGTGCAACCTGCAAGTTTGACCACCCACCACCTGGAGAAGTTATGGAGATGGCAAAATCACAAGGAACATCGGCCAATGGAGGGGAAGCAGAAGGCGATGAAATCGAGACTTCTGCTCAACTTTGA